In the genome of Mycteria americana isolate JAX WOST 10 ecotype Jacksonville Zoo and Gardens chromosome 7, USCA_MyAme_1.0, whole genome shotgun sequence, one region contains:
- the LOC142412345 gene encoding nicotinamide/nicotinic acid mononucleotide adenylyltransferase 3 isoform X4 yields the protein MKSRIPLILLACGSFNPITNMHMRLFELARDHLHQTGRYQVIEGIMSPVNDDYGKKGLVSARHRIAMAKLALETSDWIRVDPWECEQETWTETVKVLSSTRIKAALWG from the exons ATGAAGAGCAGGATACCTCTCATTCTTCTAGCTTGTGGCTCCTTTAACCCCATCACAAACATGCATATGCGTTTATTTGAGCTGGCTAGAGATCACCTGCACCAAACAG gaaggTATCAGGTGATTGAAGGCATAATGTCTCCTGTTAATGATGACTACGGAAAGAAAGGCTTGGTTTCAGCAAGGCACCGGATAGCAATGGCTAAACTAGCACTGGAGACCTCTGACTGGATTCGAGTTGATCCAtgggagtgtgagcaggagacaTGGACAGAGACAGTAAAAGTATTAAG